CACATCACTCCTGttcacacacagacaaaatgTGCACAGACATCCGTCCTGttcacacacacacgtgtgcacacacacacacacacgctcaCCGAGCCCCTGTTCCCACTGCCCTCTCCCCAGGGCTCCCCCCGTGGCCCCCATCCTTGTCCCCTCCCTCATCCCGGCGCACGGGGGTCACCCTCACTGTCACACCGCATtgcagcagggctgtccccTGCGGCAGGACACGGGGAcgcggggacaggggacacgggaaCACGCCACCCGTGACCGCAGCCCTCCGCAGCAGAGCTCCGCGTCCAGGAGCTCCCCCGAGCTGGGGGCTGAGCCCCCCAGGCCCTGCACCCCCGTTTAGCGGCGGGAGCAGCATCGCCTGCCTGCCCCAACTCCCGCTGCTCCACATCCTCCGGAATCCTTCGGCCGAGGCTGGCTGCCCTCCCGCTGAATAACCtcctaaagaaaaaaccccGGTCCCCCACTCCCGTCTCGCAGCACCCCGTCAGCACCTCAGACCTCCCGCGGATACACGGCGGGATGGAATCCCCCTGCCGTGAGCCGTGGATCACAGCCCGGCACATCCCACCCCCGAGCCCCCGAGGCGAAGCCCCCCGGTCGccggctcagccccagccccgcggtTACCGGCGCCCGGCGATCCCGGGGTGacgctgctgccgctgctccccCGCTCCGGCCCCCCCGGGTCGGATCGCTTCGTGCTGCCGAGATTTCCAACTCGATGAATAATGAATGGAAAATGCAACCGGAGCCCCGGGCTGCGGCCGGGTGCTGGGCACAGCGCCGCGGAcgaggagggagctgggagaggggcacCTGCGAAAAGCTCATCCAAGTCCCCCCCActtcccctggagcagggaccaCTGGATCAGGCAGGGCTGGTGCATCCAGCCTCTTCCCGAGGGCTTTTCATGTGGATGTGGGGGTGCACGGTGTCATCACGGGGGGAGCAGGTGCCTCTGGCTATATCCCAAAACCACCGTGTGGGTGGGAATGCCAGCGGGCTCCAtatgcccaggagcagctggagttcGGTTTTACACGGTGCCTGTGATTCCATCACAGTCACTACCTGGCACCACCTCGAAAAGCcactggacagggctggggagacACCCACGTTTGTGGGTGCTGCCAGGCGAGAGCGGAGCTGGCACCAGCTCCACTGGAGTCAGTGAAATGGCACCATGAACCCCGCTGATGAGTCCCCAGTTGATCCCAATGAGTCCAGATGGGTCCCAGTGGATCCTGATAGGTCCCTGTGGGATTCTACCAGGCTCTCAGGACCACACAGCACCCCATTCCAGGGCTCTGGGATGCCGAGGGGATGCCTCGCTCCACCCTGCCAGCTTCCCCGGGGTGGTTCTGGCAAACAGTTCCCAGCCAAAGACTCTATTGACTTTGCCTTCAGTGAGCAGCTTAATTATTAATAGCTCGTTAGGAGAAACGTGGTGCTCTGCGTGTTCTCCTGGGGCTCCCACGGGTGGGGGCTGGCCGTGGCGCCAGCCGGCTGAGATGCCCAGCTGGAGAACACGGCTGCACCCACCGTTTCCTCCGGAGCTACCCCGGGGCCGGGccaggctgtgcagctctgcagccccatcTCCatgtcccagcagctccccatctccctggTGGCACCCCACAGTCTGCTTTTGGGTTTTCCCTACAGGATCAATTTTTTCAGGGACAAGCCCCTGCCATTTTTCAGGGACAAGCCCCTGCCATACACAAGGCGCATGCACCTGCTTGCTCCTGATCCCACAAATCCATGGAGACACAGTTTTCCACAGGCCCCATCCCACACGGGCATGGtgcttccttcccctctgtcccctctgtgtcccatGCGTACAAAATTCCCCCCATGATCCCGCCCCATAGAGCTGCTTCCTGGGCATCCCAATGCCCCCCAGCGTCCCAACACCCTCCAGGCATCCCAACACCCCCTCAAGCATCCCACTACCTCCCAAGCTACCCAACAAGCATCCCTCTGCCCCCTTTCCATCCTGCCACCCTCCAAGCGCCCCACCACCTCCCCCAAGCATCTcgacccccccgccccccagcATCCATCAccttttcctctgcctgcagcgCTGGCGCTGGGCCGTGCCTCTGCTCTCCTGCGCTGACCGGGGTGCCAGGGGAGCGGGCGGCACGGGGCGGGGGTGCCGATGCTGCTCCGACATGGAATAAGCTCTTCCCGGGCAGCTCCCCGCAAATGCCGACTTTTCCAAAGCCTCCCCACTGCACCGCGGTGTTTATGGCATGACCGGGATCGCGGCCCTGGGTCGCCGCCCTGGGAAGGGGGAACGGGACAGGAGTGGGAGCGGCTGGCGGAGGGAcgcggggctgcggccgggCACTGCCCGGCTccccggggccggccccgggTGCCTGCGGCCACCCCGAGCCACCCGGCCCCCACTCgctgccagggcacagaggAGCCATTCAGCCCGCGCCGGGAACAACGGGGACATTTGTCTCCATCTGTGACAGCGGCCTCAACGGGGACATTGTCCCCGCGGGCCCCACTGCCGGCCCCTCGGCTCCCCGCCACCAGCCCGCCTtggccccacagccctgggtgaCGACCGCTGTCCCTGGGCAGCGGCACCCACCTCTCGCCAGCCACCATCCTCCTCGTCCCAGGGGACGGCTCATGGCCTGGCCGTCACCTCCCGCAGCCGGAGCTCACCTGGGTTTGGGGAGCTCGCTCCTGCACCCTGTCCCAGCCGCCTGCTCCCTGTGGCACCCAGGACACGCACCATCAGCTCCTTTTCGTTCTCCCGCAGCTTCCCcgccctccttcctccctccctcccactaTGTTTCCATGGATTTATGGCTTTAATGACAGTAATATTCTGGCATCTCCAATATTGGTGTGACAACTGTGGAGCAACCATGATACCACCAGCCTTTCCACCCCCCTCCAGTTACACCAGCCCAGAGGGTGTCCTGGCCACACCAGGAGGGCTCAGCCCTGTCGCTGCTCCATCACCCTGCATGTGACACGGTGAAAAAGGGGCTCTTGTGCTCCTGGATCCAGCCTTGGCTCTTCCTGCCACCCTCAGATCCAGGTCTCTGTCACTAAAGGGTCGGCCTCGGGTCCCCAAGCAGGGGGTGACCACCTTAGCCAAGCCTGTGACTCACCATCCCAGCTGGAGGTGTTTGGGGTTCAGAGCCCGCCCTTACAGGACTTACGAGTATCACCTCGCAGTGAGCTGGCAGCTCTTGCCCCATTCCTGACGGCTGCCCCATCTCGCCTGACCTCATCAGGACCAGTTCCCACACCAGGGGAACCTGCACAACCCTCTGGGATGAGGAAAAGCCAGAACAGCTCAAgttttcatcatcatcatcatcgtaAGAGGAGTGGTGAAGACAAGTGATCACAGTCACTTGTGGAATTGCTGTGGAATTGGTGGTGTGGGAGCAAAGAGCTGTCCTACCCCTTCTCTGTAGAGCACCTCTcctaatttctcctttttttgggATGGGTCACAAAaggttttcccctttttgggggTGGGTTATGAAGGGATTCCAGGTTCCCCACATGTTTCTTAGGGGGGACAGATTGCAAAGGTTTTCTAagtttccccctttttttttttttttggaatgtATTTCCTGTTTTTTGGGGAGTGGGTTGTAAAGGGTTTCCAGCCAGAAGAGAGCTGCGGTGGCCGGTATGTGACAGCTCAGCCATGGAATActgacagcctggggacagatACGACTGAGCCAGGAAGCCACAACACCCCGTTCCCCACATCCACCACATCCCACGGGGGGTGACCAGGAAGGCTCCACCACCTCATCCCCACCCCGTCCCGATTTGGGGGTACAAAGGAGCACTCACTGAGAGCCGTGATGGCCGGAACTGCGGgtcctgagggagctgtggatcctgagggagctgtgggtcCTGAGGTGAGCAGGTGAGGAAGTGTGGGCGAGGAGGTGAGCGGGTGGTAACACCCAGGGGTCACACTTGGCCGGACACACGCCTTTATCGGCCGGAGAGGCCCCGGGCAGCACCAGGCGGCCAGCACCCGCCCGGCCCAGGCCGCGGCCTAGCCTTGGAGCGAGGCCTGGAGCCGGGGTTTGTTTGGAACCGGGGTTTGCTTGTTTGGAGCCGGGGTTTTTGTGAGCTGGGGCTTGTTTGGAACTGGGATTTGTTTATTTGGAGCCGGGGTTTGATGGTTTGGAGCCGAGGTTGGTTGGAAGCCGgtggctcccaggagctgaggccCCGTTCGGGGTTTTCTCCTCTGAGGGGAGTCCCGGCCCTGAGGGTGCCCCCAGGGGTTGGTCCTGCTCCTcttgggagagggaaaaaacataaaaagaaaaggaatagcCTTCCAACCCCcttttgaagtggaaaaaaaagaaaacaaagagggaGAAAGCGGAAATAAAaaggggatggggaaaaaaaaggggggtgagtgaaggggaaaaaaaaataaaaaggaaacaagaaatcaaaagaaaaatgaaatgaaagtaaaaaactgaaaaaaacctgagaaaaatTGTAACACAAAGCGGGAGAATGgaaacagtaaaaagaaaaaagcacttaaaccaaattgaaaacaaacaagaccaaaaaaaatttgaaaagataTCTAGGAAAAGAAACTAAGTAAACTCCTTTGAGTTGGGTGTTCCCAGCTGTTCCCTTCTGAGCTCACTCCCTTCCAGGGGCTGTCACTCCCGGGATCCTCTTCGTGTccccacagcagtgccaggggtgtCCTCTCCAAAAATTCCTCAGAATTTCTGAGGAGCCTTCACCACATTTGGGGGTAAAGGAGTGCTTATAAACATCCAGCAGGATCAGCAACCCAGGCATCAGCCACGGCTCTCCACACCCATCCACATCACCCCCTGAGGAGCCCGCCACGCCCAGGCAGAAGGGGCAGACAACAAACACCACCAGGAAAGTGTCACCTtctttaattcaaaataaaaatacaagggAATATGGTTTTCTGCGTGgatgctgggaagcagctccagaCTCTGCACTCCTCTGGCCCAGGGAGCTCCTGGGAGCCAGGCTCCAGCGCCCAGGGCTGTGCAAATTCACACGGAACGATCCCAGAGCTCTCCTtggcctcctcttcctcacgcAGAGGTGGCACCAGCACGGAGAGGACAGTCCTTGTAACACCGATTCCACAGAGGGGACAtggggaaaggcagagcagcaggtgtTTTTACAGGTGGGAAACGTTTCAAATGCAGCCTTTCTGTCCCAGGAGCAAAGCCAAGGGTTTCCCACCCGAAAGCAAGAGTGGAAAACCAgccaggagcccccagccctgtcacGCTTGTCGCGCCTTCTTGCTCTTCTTCTTCTGCTCCTTGAGGGCTGCGTCGTGGGCTTTCCTCTTCTCAGCCAGTTTGTTGGCCTGGGGAGAGACCCCCGAGAGCTCAGTCAGAGCAGGACACGGGCTGCAACCCCTCAGTCCCACCGAAACTCCAGGCGCACGTGGAGGATGGACCCCACGGCACCGGGATCAGGGGTGGGATACAGGGAGTGGCCGCAGGAGCCACGGCCCTGAGGGACCACAGGGAGCTCTGCCCCACCATGGGGCaacctggggacactgggagggacctcaaCACCTgcaccagggacagggaggagtGGGAAGAGCAAGTGGGTTTGGGAAGAGCCCGTCCCAGGATGTGGGTGAGGGGCCCAGTCTCCGTACCTCGCGGATTTTGCGCTTCTTCCCGAACATGATCTTCTTGTAGAGGtacttctccctcttcttcatCATCATGATGGCCAAGCGCTTCTCCtcgctctgctgctcctgctccaggcgcTGCTTGTCCTCTACCTTCACCTTCCCTGCTGTCACCTTCACAGGAAGCACCTGTGGGGAGCCAGGGAGCTCAGGATACTGGGAACCCACCCTCCTTCCATAGGGACaggcattcccagccctgtcacTGTGGGCCAGGGAgagccacagctccctggggacCTGCAGCAAGCCCTgacagggaagggagctgcagctcatggatgtggggccagcagcaccccggaagtgttccaggctgggctgggcagagcttggagcaacctgggacagtgggaaatgtccctgcccatggcagagggtggaacaagatgagctttaaggcccCTCACAAACCATTCCATTACTGTTTGAGTAACCCAGTGgtcccaggacagggacaccacAGCTGCCCCCTTGGGCTCCCACCTTGTTGCTCTGAGTCTTCTGCTCTTCTGtcttcttctcttccagcttcTGCTCTTCCATCTTCTGTAATTTCAtctcctcttctttttcagactcattttcttcttcctcctcctctttgtcATTAccaccttcctcttcctcctcttcttcctcctcctcctcttcactCTCTTCATCTACAAGGAGACACCACCGTTACCCTTGGGATGCTCTggagcaggcacagcccagctcccgAACTCTTCCGAGGGCTCTCAGCACCTGGAttctctcccctctgcagcGCCAGCAGCTTCAGCTTCTCGGGAGGGATGTAGTCGCCCTCCTTCTCCGTCACGAAGGGCGAGAGGTGcgggggcagcaggagcccgGGGAAATAATCGGCCACGGGCAGGCACAGCTTGGCGTTCACCGAGTCAAAAACCCACTGGGGCTGCAGGTAGTACCTGGGCGAGGCAGAGGGGTCCCACCTCAGGCTCTGGAGCCCATgggacagctctgggatggCTGTTCTGGGCAGGGCCTCCCCGTCTCACCCACCTGCCAACCACCTGCTTGTCCACGCGGGGCCGGTCGATGATGTGGTGGGTGATGGACGGGTCGGTGGCGTCGTAGGTGGCACCGATGCACAGGGACTTGTCCCAGGACACCTGGCCACCAAAGCACCTGCGGGCAACACCAGAGAGGAGTCAGGCAGGCAGGTGGGACCCTCAGGGCCACCCCACCCGCAGGACATCAGGTGGGTTGGCCCCAAAAGTCCTGCCAGAGGGGGAGGCCAGGACTGCCGAGGGTCTCCTGCCCACCACGCACCGGATGACGAAGGCCAGCGGCTCCCGGGGCACCTCCCTGTTGAGGAAGAAGCGCAGCCCCTCAAAGAGCTTCTTGTGCTTctccagagcctcctgctccttcttctTGGCATccatcagctctgctgtctCCTGCTCAGAGAAAAgccctcagcctcctcccctCACACAGCCCTGGCCAAGCCCCCTTGGCAAAGAGGGGTCTCAGGAGCTGTCCCCAAActgccagcctgggcacaggACAGGATCCCCCAAGGCCAGGGATGagcccccagccagggtctTACCCCCTCCACTGGGAATTCATCCACCTCCACCTCATCCTCCTGGGTCGGAGCCACCGCCCGGGCCAGGCTGGCGCTCAGAGCTGACAGCctctgcagggagaggacaCGGAGTCACATCCGCGGGTGGGAAAAGGGGCAGCCCCATGGGGGAAGGGGATTTCTCAGAGCAAGAGGCCAgaagaggcagggcccagaCAGAATTCAGCCTCCTGCAGGCACTGTCCCCAGCATGGGACTCTGGGGGTCCCTGGCCATGCAGGGGGAGGCCGGTGGTGCCCAAGGCcgagcccagctctgccctacGGGAACAGGGAGTTCGGGATCGGCCCCCTCCACCCTGCAGGGATCTGGCTCTGTACTTGGTGCCACACCAGGAGGGCCGTGGGCAGGACAGGAAGGCCACAGAGTGTCCCCACGGGCCACAGTGCCAGAAGTGCCCCTCACCTCCAGGTAGCTCTCTGAATCCATGGCGTACTCCTTGCCCTCTGCAGGCTTGAGCTCATCCTCAGCCTGGCTGTCGatctggggaggaaaaggggtGTGAAGGCAGCTGCCAAAAACAGATATCCCAAAAATCCCTCATTTCCACCCTCCCTCCCACCAATCTGGGTTGCCACCACCCCAGGGTGGGACACAGTGACCCCGAGGTGGTGGCCTCACCTTGGGGGGGTACAGCAGGTTCAGGGATTGGTAGAGGCGGAAGTTGACGAAGCCCAGGAGGGTGGTGTAGAACTCGGTGAAGGTGGCCATGACCCGGTAATCCACATCTGTGGGGTGCTGCCAGCACACGGGAtgggggggacacagggataaaGGACCTCCCTCTACAGCGGCACATCCCACCCACAGGGAAGAGGATCACACACTCCCATTTAGGAAGAGACCCACaggatcatccagcccagctcctcaccctgcccagaccccccagcaatcccaccctgggcatccctggcagcgctgtccaaaggctcctggagc
This window of the Hirundo rustica isolate bHirRus1 chromosome 17, bHirRus1.pri.v3, whole genome shotgun sequence genome carries:
- the PES1 gene encoding pescadillo homolog, giving the protein MGGLEKKKYERGAATNYITRNRARKKLQLSLPDFRRLCILKGIYPHEPKHKKKVNKGSTAPRTFYLLKDIKFLLHEPIVNKFREYKVFVRKLRKAYGKSEWGTVERLKDNKPTYKLDHIVKERYPTFIDALRDLDDALSMCFLFSTFPRTGKCHVQTIQLCRRLAVEFQNYVIASRSLRKVFLSIKGIYYQAEVLGQPITWITPYAFAHDHPTDVDYRVMATFTEFYTTLLGFVNFRLYQSLNLLYPPKIDSQAEDELKPAEGKEYAMDSESYLERLSALSASLARAVAPTQEDEVEVDEFPVEGETAELMDAKKKEQEALEKHKKLFEGLRFFLNREVPREPLAFVIRCFGGQVSWDKSLCIGATYDATDPSITHHIIDRPRVDKQVVGRYYLQPQWVFDSVNAKLCLPVADYFPGLLLPPHLSPFVTEKEGDYIPPEKLKLLALQRGENPDEESEEEEEEEEEEEEGGNDKEEEEEENESEKEEEMKLQKMEEQKLEEKKTEEQKTQSNKVLPVKVTAGKVKVEDKQRLEQEQQSEEKRLAIMMMKKREKYLYKKIMFGKKRKIREANKLAEKRKAHDAALKEQKKKSKKARQA